Proteins found in one Streptococcus anginosus subsp. whileyi MAS624 genomic segment:
- a CDS encoding Cof-type HAD-IIB family hydrolase, which yields MTYNGFVFFDIDGTLVDSQGQVPTDNKTAIAQLRANGFLPIICTGRGRGEMGTVLEDAGIHSAILLNGMEILHEKQFLFEGRIAQNSILKLLQLAKENKHDLGFYSQGEMRVTALSLTVQRNFRYFHQDLPQVGPTIYQNQPCQMLLIFSEEPDKDTQYQTEIPELHFFRNSPYSIDITPHGCNKGSGIQHLLTLLADEAPTYAFGDGLNDLTMFETVDYPIAMGNSQTAVKEAATFITRSNDDNGIPHALAHFGLI from the coding sequence ATGACTTACAACGGATTTGTATTTTTTGATATTGACGGTACCTTGGTTGATAGCCAAGGACAAGTCCCAACAGACAACAAAACAGCCATTGCTCAACTACGAGCCAACGGCTTTCTGCCTATTATCTGTACGGGGCGCGGGCGCGGAGAAATGGGGACGGTTCTGGAAGACGCTGGGATTCATTCCGCTATCTTGCTAAATGGCATGGAAATCCTCCATGAAAAGCAATTCCTGTTTGAAGGACGAATTGCACAAAACAGCATTCTCAAGCTCCTGCAACTGGCAAAGGAAAATAAGCACGACCTCGGTTTTTATTCGCAAGGAGAAATGCGTGTGACGGCGCTCAGTCTGACCGTTCAGCGGAATTTCCGCTATTTTCATCAAGACCTGCCCCAAGTCGGTCCGACCATTTATCAAAACCAGCCTTGTCAGATGTTGCTCATTTTTAGTGAGGAGCCTGACAAAGACACCCAGTATCAGACAGAAATCCCTGAACTGCACTTTTTCCGTAACAGCCCCTACTCGATAGACATCACGCCGCACGGCTGTAACAAAGGCTCTGGGATTCAGCACCTGCTGACCTTGCTGGCAGACGAAGCACCGACTTACGCATTCGGAGACGGACTCAATGACCTGACCATGTTTGAAACAGTAGATTATCCCATTGCAATGGGCAATAGCCAAACAGCCGTCAAAGAAGCAGCCACTTTCATCACGCGCTCTAATGATGACAATGGCATTCCACATGCCCTTGCCCATTTCGGTTTGATTTAA
- a CDS encoding helix-turn-helix domain-containing protein, with the protein MRWDIGTVYKTIRKAKGITQQEICGDWISRSNLSKFESNQSVPSYETMEFLLHQIDMSFGEFEYICNYYKPRTRQVIINQMSNHLSIVNNTELKKIAHLCEEHLKKVKHDLPIQNILSTINITMEVREHNFSDKAKQLAEQIWTDLEKRDVWYESDFRLLGVILFFFPIETIQEITEKILTNLEKYNDYKNIKGTQASILFNLSTVYFLNNRLDDCQRITEMILPLAKQTKRYDKLGFAQVRLGICQGDDALIQKGLQLLELTEETTLLENLKEEVKQHRTSHFSHVSRGTSAP; encoded by the coding sequence ATGCGTTGGGATATTGGCACAGTTTACAAGACGATTCGAAAAGCAAAGGGAATCACCCAGCAAGAGATTTGCGGAGATTGGATTTCTCGCTCCAATCTTTCCAAGTTTGAAAGCAACCAATCCGTTCCCAGCTATGAAACCATGGAATTTCTGCTCCACCAGATTGACATGAGCTTTGGGGAATTTGAATATATTTGTAATTACTATAAACCGCGGACAAGACAAGTGATTATCAATCAAATGTCAAACCACTTATCTATTGTTAATAATACAGAACTTAAAAAAATTGCTCATCTATGCGAAGAACATCTTAAAAAAGTCAAACATGATTTGCCAATCCAAAATATTCTCTCCACAATCAATATTACTATGGAAGTACGAGAGCATAACTTTAGCGATAAAGCAAAACAATTGGCAGAGCAAATTTGGACAGACTTAGAAAAGCGAGATGTCTGGTACGAAAGTGACTTTCGTCTGTTAGGTGTTATTCTCTTCTTCTTTCCAATTGAAACCATTCAGGAGATTACCGAAAAAATTCTCACCAATCTTGAAAAATATAATGATTATAAAAACATCAAAGGAACTCAAGCCTCTATTTTATTCAATCTTTCCACCGTTTATTTTCTCAATAACCGCCTTGACGATTGCCAGCGTATCACCGAGATGATCTTACCGCTCGCCAAGCAAACCAAACGATACGACAAGCTCGGCTTTGCTCAGGTTCGCCTAGGCATTTGCCAAGGAGACGACGCCCTTATCCAGAAAGGTCTCCAGTTACTTGAGTTGACAGAAGAAACGACCTTGCTCGAAAACTTGAAAGAAGAAGTCAAACAGCATCGTACTTCCCATTTCTCTCATGTTTCACGTGGAACTTCAGCACCCTAA
- a CDS encoding DUF6261 family protein: MPKGKLVNVQVSSLRHAEFTQFITRFLDDVEKEGLDFKNEEVLTVLMKKIKAALPAYQASLGQIRASEKSASISAADELRDTDLQALRDAIKPYRAAKREEEKAAYESLKRLFEQYKGAHSKHYEEETALVVSLLDKLKTAPYKDQLDTLAIGKFVDNLTESHTAFEQLFASRSQEKLQKVSYDVKRLRKEVATPYQQLADYVVILHQVKDDGFYATFLSVLNNSRKHYADVLARRKGKEPKAEAGKVAEIN; the protein is encoded by the coding sequence ATGCCAAAAGGAAAGTTAGTTAATGTTCAGGTGAGCAGTCTCCGCCATGCGGAATTCACGCAGTTTATCACTCGATTTTTAGATGATGTGGAGAAAGAAGGGTTAGACTTCAAAAATGAAGAAGTGTTGACCGTTTTGATGAAAAAAATAAAGGCAGCCTTGCCGGCTTATCAAGCCTCTCTCGGTCAGATTCGGGCGAGTGAAAAGTCAGCTTCGATTAGTGCGGCTGATGAATTACGTGACACTGATTTGCAAGCTCTTCGCGATGCAATTAAGCCTTATCGGGCAGCCAAGCGTGAGGAAGAAAAAGCTGCTTATGAAAGTTTGAAACGCCTGTTTGAGCAGTACAAGGGTGCACATAGCAAGCATTACGAGGAAGAAACTGCCCTCGTTGTCAGCTTGCTGGACAAGCTAAAAACAGCCCCTTACAAAGATCAGTTGGATACGTTAGCGATTGGGAAATTTGTTGACAATCTGACGGAAAGCCACACTGCCTTTGAGCAACTCTTTGCTTCACGCTCACAAGAGAAGTTGCAAAAAGTGAGCTATGATGTCAAGCGATTGCGCAAAGAAGTGGCGACGCCTTACCAACAGTTGGCGGACTATGTGGTGATTTTGCACCAAGTCAAAGACGATGGCTTTTATGCGACCTTCCTTTCCGTGCTCAATAACAGCCGCAAGCACTATGCGGATGTCCTTGCCCGTCGCAAGGGCAAAGAGCCTAAAGCAGAAGCAGGAAAAGTAGCAGAAATCAACTAA
- a CDS encoding DUF4097 family beta strand repeat-containing protein codes for MTRTDYLAALEKYLKTLPEADYKEAMDYFTEYFEEAGPENEAQVIEELGDPKDAAEEIIRSLSSNQAEETSTRPQHQSSAHNHQSYTDNAYIFEDYATISELHIDVTTQDILIEPSPDDFFHIKYYNGKGNNQIISTVQNEKWYITEKGNTHYSGLDWIINVMKNGLDNHPICIQIPNGKILQSFSLQATSGDVAVSHLQTQKGTIELSSGDLTMRHCHLQQTDVTLISGDIHLAHAKLTDCKLSLVSGDLDTHSLEIAGKTFIQTTSGDISLHLLHHDFSYDIETVHGDISISDQLQPSHQIVGNTIHHQATTSTDFLTIQAVSGDINLY; via the coding sequence ATGACAAGAACTGATTATTTAGCCGCATTAGAGAAATACTTAAAAACATTACCTGAGGCAGACTATAAAGAAGCAATGGATTATTTTACGGAATACTTTGAAGAAGCCGGACCTGAAAATGAAGCACAAGTCATTGAGGAGTTGGGAGATCCCAAAGACGCAGCAGAAGAGATTATTCGCTCACTTTCATCAAATCAAGCAGAAGAAACGTCAACTCGTCCTCAACACCAGTCATCTGCACACAATCACCAATCATATACCGACAATGCTTATATCTTTGAAGACTATGCAACAATCTCTGAATTGCATATTGATGTCACCACGCAAGATATTCTGATTGAGCCTTCACCTGATGATTTTTTCCACATCAAATACTATAATGGAAAAGGCAACAATCAAATCATTTCTACTGTTCAAAACGAGAAGTGGTACATTACAGAAAAAGGCAACACGCATTATAGTGGTTTGGACTGGATTATTAATGTCATGAAAAACGGTTTGGATAATCATCCCATTTGCATTCAAATCCCGAATGGCAAGATTCTTCAATCATTCTCACTTCAAGCAACTTCTGGTGATGTAGCTGTATCTCATCTTCAAACACAAAAAGGAACGATTGAGCTTTCAAGTGGCGATCTGACTATGCGGCATTGCCATTTGCAACAAACCGATGTTACCCTTATCAGTGGCGATATCCATCTGGCACATGCCAAATTGACGGATTGTAAGCTGTCTCTTGTGTCAGGGGATCTCGACACGCATTCTTTAGAAATTGCTGGTAAGACTTTCATTCAAACAACTAGCGGAGATATTTCGCTTCATTTGTTGCACCATGATTTTAGCTATGATATTGAAACGGTACATGGAGATATTTCTATTTCTGATCAGCTCCAGCCGAGCCACCAAATCGTTGGCAACACAATCCACCACCAAGCAACGACTTCTACAGATTTTCTTACTATCCAAGCTGTCAGTGGAGACATCAATCTTTATTAG
- a CDS encoding PadR family transcriptional regulator translates to MYFPTSSTLIEFLILAILESEDSYGYEISQTIKLIANIKESTLYPILKKLEKNRYLTTYSQEYQGRKRKYYSLTPEGRKQLSTLKEEWKVYTATVNGIIEGSVRHDKN, encoded by the coding sequence ATGTATTTTCCAACATCTTCTACCCTAATTGAATTTCTCATTCTAGCGATTTTGGAAAGTGAAGATTCCTATGGCTATGAGATTAGCCAAACGATTAAATTGATTGCCAATATCAAGGAATCAACCTTATATCCTATTTTAAAAAAGTTAGAAAAGAATCGTTACTTAACAACTTACTCGCAAGAATATCAAGGTCGAAAACGGAAGTATTACTCCCTTACTCCAGAGGGACGAAAGCAATTAAGTACCCTTAAGGAGGAGTGGAAAGTGTATACAGCGACAGTCAACGGTATTATAGAAGGGAGCGTTCGTCATGACAAGAACTGA
- a CDS encoding teichoic acid D-Ala incorporation-associated protein DltX: MKKHKIIFKFLGQTLLYFVIFLALLYFFNYLGQGQGGFIYNEF; the protein is encoded by the coding sequence ATGAAAAAACATAAAATAATTTTTAAATTTCTTGGACAGACGCTGCTTTATTTTGTGATATTTCTAGCGTTGCTTTATTTCTTTAATTATCTTGGTCAAGGCCAAGGTGGTTTTATCTATAATGAATTTTAG
- the dltA gene encoding D-alanine--poly(phosphoribitol) ligase subunit DltA — protein sequence MIETIERFAQSQPDFPVYNVLGEVHTYHDLKVDSDSLAAKIDSLALPEKSPVVVFGGQEYDMLATFVALTKSGHAYIPIDSHSALERVTAIVEVAQPSLIIAINDFPLKDVNIPILDLAAVQTAFAAKHPYEITHPVKGDDNYYIIFTSGTTGKPKGVQISHGNLLSFTNWMITDKEFATPARPQMLAQPPYSFDLSVMYWAPTLALGGTLFAVPSAITQDFKQLFETILNLPIAIWTSTPSFADMAMLSEDFNAEKMPGITHFYFDGEELTVKTAQKLRNRFPNARIINAYGPTEATVALSAVAITDDMLTNMKRLPIGYTKADSPTFVIDEDGNKLPNGEQGEIIVSGPAVSKGYMNNPEKTAEAFFEFEGLPAYHTGDVGTMTDEGLLLYGGRMDFQIKFNGFRIELEDVSQNLNKSKYIDSAVAVPRYNKDHKVQNLLAYVILKDGIKEQFEREIDITKAIKEDLQDIMMSYMMPSKFLYRDSLPLTPNGKIDIKGLISEVNNR from the coding sequence ATGATTGAAACGATTGAGCGCTTTGCTCAGTCTCAACCAGATTTTCCAGTTTACAATGTTCTCGGAGAAGTTCATACTTATCATGATTTGAAAGTGGACTCGGATTCGCTCGCTGCAAAGATTGACAGCCTTGCGCTTCCTGAAAAGTCACCAGTGGTAGTGTTTGGTGGGCAAGAATACGATATGCTGGCAACCTTTGTAGCTTTGACGAAGTCAGGGCATGCTTATATTCCGATTGATAGTCATTCAGCTCTGGAGCGCGTGACAGCGATTGTGGAAGTGGCACAGCCTAGTCTCATCATTGCAATCAATGACTTTCCGCTGAAAGATGTGAACATACCAATTCTTGACTTGGCAGCAGTTCAAACTGCTTTTGCAGCCAAACATCCTTACGAAATTACACACCCTGTTAAAGGTGATGATAATTACTATATCATTTTCACTTCGGGAACGACTGGAAAGCCAAAGGGTGTGCAAATATCGCACGGTAATTTGCTCAGTTTTACCAACTGGATGATTACAGATAAGGAATTTGCGACTCCAGCTCGTCCGCAAATGTTGGCGCAGCCGCCTTATTCTTTTGACTTATCGGTTATGTATTGGGCGCCAACTTTGGCACTTGGAGGGACACTTTTTGCGGTTCCGTCTGCCATTACGCAAGATTTCAAGCAGCTGTTTGAGACTATTTTGAACTTGCCAATCGCTATTTGGACATCCACACCGTCTTTTGCAGATATGGCGATGCTGTCTGAAGATTTTAATGCTGAAAAAATGCCAGGCATTACACATTTCTACTTTGACGGAGAAGAATTGACGGTTAAAACAGCTCAAAAATTGCGCAACCGTTTTCCAAATGCACGTATTATCAATGCTTACGGTCCGACAGAAGCAACTGTGGCTCTATCTGCTGTTGCTATAACGGATGATATGCTGACAAATATGAAACGCTTGCCGATTGGCTATACCAAAGCGGATTCTCCAACTTTTGTGATTGATGAAGACGGAAACAAATTGCCGAATGGTGAGCAAGGAGAAATCATTGTATCTGGACCAGCTGTATCAAAAGGCTATATGAACAATCCAGAGAAAACAGCCGAAGCATTTTTTGAGTTTGAAGGGTTACCAGCTTATCATACAGGTGATGTTGGTACTATGACAGATGAAGGTTTGCTGCTTTATGGCGGTCGTATGGATTTCCAAATCAAGTTCAACGGTTTTCGTATTGAACTAGAAGATGTTTCCCAAAACCTGAATAAGTCTAAATACATTGATTCAGCTGTGGCTGTACCGCGTTACAATAAAGACCATAAAGTACAAAACCTTCTAGCCTATGTCATCTTGAAGGACGGGATTAAGGAACAATTTGAACGTGAGATTGACATCACTAAAGCTATCAAGGAAGATTTGCAAGATATTATGATGTCTTATATGATGCCTTCAAAATTCCTTTATCGGGATTCCTTGCCATTAACACCAAATGGTAAGATTGATATTAAAGGTTTGATTAGCGAGGTCAATAACCGATGA
- the dltB gene encoding D-alanyl-lipoteichoic acid biosynthesis protein DltB — MMDFIRQLPHLEPYGDPQYFVYIILAVLPIFVGLFFKKRFPIYEALVSFAFIIFMLTGPKLTQIYALLFYVIWQMIWVWSYKIYRKTGDSKWIFYLHIALSILPLFFVKVTPAIYGHQSLLGFLGISYLTFRSVGMIIELRDGVLKDFSLWEFLYFMLFMPTFSSGPIDRFKRFNQDYENIPERDELLDMLEQSVQYIMLGFLYKFILAHILGSMILPPLKQYAVQMGGIFNLPTLGVMYVFGLDLFFDFAGYSMFALAISNLMGIKSPINFNKPFISHDLKEFWNRWHMSLSFWFRDFVFMRLVTVLIRNKIFKNRNTTSSVAYIINMLVMGFWHGVTWYYIAYGLFHGLGLVINDAWVRKKKTINKERKKKNLPPLPDNKWTQAVGMFITFNVVMFSFLIFSGFLNDLWFKK; from the coding sequence ATGATGGATTTCATAAGACAGCTTCCTCACTTGGAACCGTACGGGGATCCGCAGTATTTTGTTTATATCATTTTAGCCGTTTTGCCAATCTTTGTTGGTTTATTCTTCAAAAAAAGATTTCCCATTTACGAAGCTCTGGTCAGCTTTGCTTTTATCATTTTTATGCTGACTGGACCAAAGTTAACGCAAATTTATGCGCTACTGTTTTACGTTATTTGGCAGATGATTTGGGTTTGGTCTTATAAAATTTATCGAAAAACGGGAGATAGCAAATGGATTTTCTATTTGCACATTGCTTTGTCTATCCTACCGCTTTTCTTTGTAAAGGTAACGCCAGCTATTTATGGTCATCAATCACTCTTGGGCTTTTTAGGAATTTCCTACTTAACTTTCCGTTCAGTAGGAATGATTATTGAGCTGCGGGATGGTGTTCTAAAAGACTTTAGCTTATGGGAATTTCTATATTTCATGCTCTTTATGCCAACTTTTTCAAGTGGGCCGATTGATCGTTTTAAACGGTTCAATCAAGATTATGAAAATATCCCTGAGCGTGATGAACTGCTAGATATGTTGGAGCAATCCGTTCAATACATAATGCTTGGTTTCTTATACAAGTTTATTCTGGCACATATTTTAGGCTCAATGATTTTGCCTCCTCTCAAGCAATATGCAGTGCAAATGGGTGGTATCTTCAACCTGCCAACTCTAGGAGTGATGTATGTATTTGGATTGGATTTATTTTTTGACTTTGCGGGTTATTCCATGTTTGCCCTCGCTATTTCCAATCTAATGGGCATTAAAAGTCCGATTAACTTTAACAAACCATTTATCTCTCATGATTTGAAAGAGTTTTGGAATCGTTGGCATATGAGCCTATCATTCTGGTTTCGTGATTTTGTATTTATGCGGCTGGTCACAGTACTTATCCGAAATAAAATCTTTAAAAATCGGAACACAACTTCAAGTGTAGCTTATATCATCAACATGCTAGTCATGGGCTTTTGGCACGGGGTTACTTGGTATTACATTGCTTATGGACTTTTTCATGGTCTAGGACTCGTTATCAATGATGCTTGGGTGCGAAAGAAGAAGACCATCAATAAAGAGCGGAAAAAGAAGAATTTGCCACCATTACCAGATAACAAATGGACACAAGCAGTGGGGATGTTTATCACTTTTAATGTTGTAATGTTTTCATTCTTAATCTTCTCAGGATTTTTGAATGACTTATGGTTTAAAAAATAA
- the dltC gene encoding D-alanine--poly(phosphoribitol) ligase subunit DltC has translation MDVKAEVLEIIDDLFMEDVSDMMDEDLFDAGVLDSMGTVELIVELENRFDIHVPVSEFGRDDWNTANKIIEGVTELRNA, from the coding sequence ATGGACGTAAAAGCAGAAGTATTAGAAATTATTGATGATTTATTTATGGAAGATGTATCAGACATGATGGACGAAGATTTGTTTGATGCAGGAGTTCTGGACAGTATGGGAACGGTTGAATTGATTGTTGAATTAGAAAACCGTTTTGACATTCATGTTCCCGTCTCAGAATTTGGTCGTGATGATTGGAATACTGCTAATAAAATTATTGAAGGCGTAACGGAGCTTCGTAATGCTTAA
- the dltD gene encoding D-alanyl-lipoteichoic acid biosynthesis protein DltD produces MLKRLWLILGPVFCALLMVVALLFFYPTKQQHDYQAEKRSAVTLTAGSFKGRTQKVRALTDKKHRFVPYFGSSEWLRFDSMHPAVLSEKYKRNYRPYFLGQRGAASLTQYFGMQQMLPQLKNKPAVYVVSPQWFTKKGYSPAAFQQYFNSDQLTSFLRQQEGDIDAQYAAKRLLQLYPTVAMKDNVKKIANHQKLSNFDKQYVRLISRLNKREDALFNSLFAERNENYEKLVQPQIKRLPDKFSYQDLEEFATKDAQRNTTNNDLGIDNKFYKHRLRKRIKKFKGKQAKFSYTKSPEYNDLQLVLKQFAKSKTNPIFVIPPVNAKWMAYTGLSQEKYQQAVKKIRYQLESQGFTNIADFSNDGGKPYFMQDTIHMGWLGWLAFDKAVNPFISNPKPAPTYQMNDRFFSKEWADYDGAIENFK; encoded by the coding sequence ATGCTTAAACGATTGTGGCTCATTTTAGGCCCAGTTTTCTGCGCCCTTTTGATGGTGGTGGCTTTACTATTTTTCTACCCAACCAAGCAACAACATGATTACCAAGCTGAAAAGCGCTCGGCTGTTACTTTGACGGCGGGAAGTTTCAAGGGAAGAACGCAAAAAGTACGTGCTTTGACAGATAAGAAGCACCGCTTTGTTCCTTACTTTGGTTCAAGTGAATGGTTGCGCTTTGACAGCATGCATCCTGCGGTTTTGTCAGAAAAATATAAGCGTAATTATCGTCCGTATTTTTTAGGACAACGAGGAGCCGCATCTCTTACGCAATATTTTGGCATGCAGCAAATGCTTCCGCAGTTAAAAAATAAGCCAGCTGTCTATGTTGTCTCTCCTCAATGGTTTACTAAAAAAGGCTACAGTCCAGCAGCATTTCAACAATATTTCAATAGTGACCAATTGACTAGTTTCTTGCGCCAGCAAGAAGGAGACATTGATGCTCAATATGCGGCGAAGCGCCTCCTGCAACTGTATCCTACGGTGGCTATGAAAGACAATGTAAAAAAAATAGCTAATCATCAGAAACTGTCAAACTTTGACAAACAGTACGTCCGTCTTATCAGCCGTTTAAATAAACGTGAGGATGCCCTTTTCAATTCTCTTTTTGCCGAACGTAATGAGAATTATGAAAAATTGGTACAACCTCAAATTAAGCGTTTGCCAGATAAATTTTCTTATCAGGATTTGGAAGAATTTGCGACAAAAGATGCTCAAAGAAACACGACTAATAATGATTTAGGAATTGATAATAAATTTTATAAGCATCGCTTGCGGAAACGTATTAAAAAGTTTAAAGGAAAGCAAGCAAAGTTTTCTTATACCAAGTCTCCCGAGTATAACGATTTACAACTTGTTTTGAAGCAATTTGCCAAGTCAAAAACGAATCCAATTTTTGTTATTCCTCCTGTCAATGCGAAGTGGATGGCCTATACTGGTTTGAGTCAAGAAAAGTATCAACAAGCGGTGAAGAAAATTCGTTATCAGTTGGAAAGTCAAGGTTTTACCAATATCGCGGACTTTTCAAACGATGGTGGGAAGCCCTACTTTATGCAAGATACCATTCACATGGGCTGGCTTGGCTGGTTGGCGTTTGATAAGGCTGTCAATCCTTTTATTTCCAATCCCAAGCCTGCTCCGACTTACCAGATGAATGATCGATTCTTCAGCAAAGAATGGGCAGATTATGACGGAGCAATTGAGAATTTTAAATAA
- a CDS encoding Cof-type HAD-IIB family hydrolase yields the protein MNKRPIRLVISDIDGTILNDQHQVDYQLKTQLPLLQEKGIPFVLASARSPLGMEPIAQQLGLIDTPLACYNGALVIKGNPQNYDILMEHALDKKEVRCLLKLVQEKFPAVAINLYSGKDWFAEQIDKWVQEEADITGENPILQSLVSVVEGRTSIHKLLLIGEAITIQNLHDSLQNTNFPKTAFYLSKENYLEVTAKQVSKENALQEIAHFYQIPLQQVMAIGDNFNDLPMLKLAGLGVAMGNAPKAVKEQAAAVTHTNNNHGVAQAIKQYVLD from the coding sequence ATGAACAAACGACCTATCCGCCTTGTCATAAGCGATATTGACGGTACCATTTTAAATGACCAACACCAAGTTGATTATCAGCTAAAAACACAGCTTCCTCTTTTGCAGGAAAAAGGAATCCCTTTTGTGTTGGCATCTGCGCGTTCACCACTTGGCATGGAGCCAATCGCACAGCAACTTGGTCTCATTGACACTCCATTGGCTTGCTACAATGGCGCTCTTGTCATCAAAGGAAATCCTCAGAATTATGATATTTTAATGGAACACGCTTTGGATAAAAAAGAAGTTCGTTGTCTGCTAAAGCTCGTCCAAGAGAAGTTTCCAGCTGTAGCTATTAATCTCTATTCAGGAAAGGATTGGTTTGCTGAACAGATTGACAAATGGGTTCAGGAAGAAGCAGATATTACCGGTGAAAATCCTATCCTTCAATCTCTAGTTTCTGTTGTAGAAGGGCGGACTTCTATTCACAAACTTCTTCTGATAGGTGAAGCGATCACCATCCAAAATCTTCACGACTCTCTGCAAAACACAAATTTTCCTAAAACAGCCTTTTATCTTTCCAAAGAGAATTATCTAGAAGTTACAGCTAAACAGGTTTCTAAGGAAAATGCTCTTCAAGAGATTGCTCATTTTTACCAAATTCCTCTCCAGCAAGTCATGGCAATTGGTGATAATTTCAACGACCTCCCCATGCTGAAATTAGCCGGATTAGGAGTGGCTATGGGAAATGCTCCTAAAGCAGTCAAAGAGCAAGCTGCAGCCGTTACCCACACCAATAATAATCATGGTGTCGCTCAAGCAATAAAGCAATATGTTTTAGATTAA
- a CDS encoding DNA-3-methyladenine glycosylase, whose translation MLSKEFKHIMQTDTVATAKSLLGMQLCLDGQVLGRIVETEAYLGAKDSACHSAHGRRTPKNESMYLSAGHWYVYQIYGHQMLNLVTRAENVAEAVLIRALELPDGTLLANGPGKLTKFAGISKEFDGQDLTTSRLQLVENAVPFQIGSRSRIGVTCTDEWRAAPLGFYVMGNQHVSKISKVGLLPDAKTWKIDN comes from the coding sequence ATGTTATCAAAAGAATTTAAACATATCATGCAGACAGATACAGTCGCAACGGCTAAGTCCTTGTTAGGTATGCAATTGTGCTTAGACGGACAAGTGTTGGGACGAATTGTTGAGACAGAAGCCTATTTGGGAGCTAAAGATAGTGCTTGTCATAGTGCGCATGGCAGACGAACACCAAAAAACGAGTCTATGTACTTATCTGCTGGACACTGGTATGTCTATCAAATCTACGGGCATCAAATGTTGAATCTAGTCACAAGAGCTGAGAATGTCGCAGAAGCTGTCTTGATTCGAGCCTTGGAATTACCAGACGGTACATTGCTTGCCAACGGCCCAGGAAAATTAACCAAATTTGCAGGGATTAGCAAGGAATTTGATGGTCAAGATTTGACCACTTCAAGGTTGCAATTGGTAGAAAATGCTGTCCCGTTTCAAATTGGCTCGCGCTCTCGAATTGGCGTGACCTGTACAGATGAATGGCGAGCTGCGCCTCTAGGCTTTTATGTTATGGGCAATCAGCATGTTTCTAAAATTTCGAAGGTAGGTTTATTGCCAGATGCTAAGACATGGAAAATAGATAATTAA